In Actinomyces weissii, a genomic segment contains:
- a CDS encoding oligosaccharide flippase family protein, with amino-acid sequence MTNHRRGVATNFVLSSAYQILQVLTPLVTAPYVARVLGAEAIGKFSYSQSVANYFVMLGTLGISTYGVRLVARCGDDRGLRSVMFWEAYISQVFVALAALGLYSIYIVGLPSDDRFVAVGWTLWVAGVVLDVSWLFFGVEEFGLPTLRNALVKLGSILGIFLFVRSADDLWLYVVIMAGAQFTTQIWLWPFVGRYVDWKTPKWNRALRHLLSSVRLFLPVVAISLYTTLDKIILAHLSDMAQVGYFEYSEKFSRMPLLLVTALTTVMLPRVSNEMKLGMQEAVLERLRTSAWWMLSVSFGLAFGLGAVSPEFVSVMFGDEFHRCVPLMRVLVCIIPVVALTNVIGRQFLLPALRDKEYTSSLVMGAIVNVAVIVALAGKVGALGAALATLLAEITIFVYQGWRCRNDLPVVQYLWAARPFMIAGSIMFMGVRLVGFIGCRVSLADWVLLFLEIVIGGVLYLAVGLCLSLRTDSHFATAVWQSAVSRVGGAKER; translated from the coding sequence GTGACCAACCATCGTCGTGGAGTGGCAACCAACTTTGTGTTGAGCTCAGCATACCAGATTCTTCAGGTCTTGACGCCGCTTGTTACTGCTCCATATGTGGCGCGAGTACTTGGTGCGGAAGCCATCGGTAAGTTCTCATACAGTCAATCCGTTGCCAACTATTTCGTTATGCTAGGCACTTTAGGTATTTCGACATATGGTGTGAGGCTTGTTGCTAGATGTGGCGACGACCGAGGGCTTCGCAGTGTCATGTTCTGGGAAGCCTACATCTCACAAGTTTTCGTAGCGTTAGCGGCATTGGGTCTTTATTCGATTTACATAGTGGGGCTTCCATCTGACGATCGCTTCGTTGCTGTGGGTTGGACGTTGTGGGTGGCGGGTGTAGTTCTGGACGTTTCTTGGCTGTTCTTTGGTGTAGAGGAGTTCGGTTTACCAACCTTGCGGAATGCACTGGTGAAACTTGGTAGTATTCTCGGGATCTTCTTGTTTGTCCGGTCTGCAGACGATCTATGGCTATATGTTGTGATCATGGCTGGAGCGCAGTTTACTACACAGATCTGGCTGTGGCCGTTTGTGGGCCGCTACGTGGATTGGAAGACTCCAAAGTGGAATAGGGCCTTGCGTCATCTTTTATCAAGTGTACGTCTCTTTCTGCCGGTTGTCGCTATTAGCCTGTATACTACCCTAGACAAGATAATTCTCGCCCACTTGTCTGACATGGCCCAAGTTGGATACTTTGAGTACTCAGAGAAATTCAGCAGAATGCCGCTACTTCTAGTCACAGCGCTGACGACGGTTATGTTGCCGCGCGTTTCCAATGAGATGAAGCTGGGAATGCAGGAGGCTGTGCTGGAACGCCTCAGGACTTCGGCCTGGTGGATGCTGTCGGTTTCCTTTGGACTGGCATTCGGCCTTGGGGCTGTGTCTCCAGAGTTTGTCTCGGTTATGTTTGGGGATGAGTTTCATCGTTGCGTGCCGTTGATGCGTGTGTTGGTGTGTATCATTCCGGTCGTTGCTCTTACAAACGTGATTGGAAGACAGTTCTTGTTACCAGCACTTCGTGATAAGGAGTATACAAGTTCTTTGGTAATGGGCGCTATTGTGAACGTAGCAGTGATTGTGGCCTTGGCTGGGAAAGTAGGCGCTTTGGGGGCTGCGCTGGCCACTCTGCTGGCGGAGATTACGATCTTTGTTTATCAGGGATGGCGTTGTCGTAACGATCTGCCTGTTGTTCAGTACTTGTGGGCGGCTAGACCGTTCATGATTGCCGGGAGCATCATGTTTATGGGGGTTAGGTTAGTGGGCTTCATTGGATGTAGGGTATCGTTAGCGGATTGGGTGTTACTCTTTCTTGAGATAGTCATTGGTGGCGTATTGTATCTAGCGGTTGGGTTGTGTCTAAGCTTACGTACAGATTCACATTTTGCTACTGCGGTATGGCAATCAGCGGTATCGCGAGTTGGTGGAGCTAAGGAGAGGTGA
- a CDS encoding arsenate reductase/protein-tyrosine-phosphatase family protein, with protein sequence MVEQSIRMSNSSTAWPHRDNATNPSFVPPSWLNIEGSREVQDSGPVEPESVLFVCTGNICRSAFAAAYLAHLIQGSGITVESAGIGALVGRGMDERALLLASQLGVDGSLHRARQLTGRMLGGASLVVVFGPEHYDWVQENNPEAIAKTVAVGQFVSGLEQDVGSQVQHRSISDLLSVVKQMQPVPDKSSWIKDPYKKDGSEYIQIMREVIDAVGRLRGKVRW encoded by the coding sequence ATGGTCGAGCAAAGCATAAGAATGTCTAACTCGTCAACGGCTTGGCCTCACAGAGACAATGCCACTAACCCGAGCTTCGTCCCCCCTTCTTGGTTGAACATCGAGGGCAGCCGAGAGGTGCAGGACTCTGGTCCTGTTGAACCCGAGAGTGTGCTGTTTGTCTGTACTGGGAACATCTGCCGCTCTGCGTTTGCTGCTGCCTACTTGGCCCACCTGATCCAAGGTTCTGGAATTACCGTGGAGTCTGCTGGCATTGGGGCACTTGTTGGGCGTGGTATGGATGAGCGGGCGCTACTGTTAGCAAGTCAGCTTGGAGTTGATGGCTCGCTTCACCGTGCTAGGCAGTTAACGGGAAGGATGCTTGGCGGAGCATCTCTGGTTGTCGTGTTCGGCCCTGAGCATTACGACTGGGTCCAAGAAAACAATCCCGAGGCTATCGCCAAGACTGTGGCTGTTGGCCAGTTCGTTTCCGGGCTTGAGCAGGATGTAGGAAGCCAGGTCCAACACCGGTCGATCTCTGACCTCTTGTCTGTTGTCAAGCAGATGCAACCCGTGCCGGATAAATCATCCTGGATCAAGGACCCGTATAAGAAAGATGGCTCTGAGTACATCCAGATAATGCGTGAGGTCATTGACGCTGTAGGCCGACTGAGGGGAAAGGTCAGATGGTAG
- a CDS encoding glycosyltransferase: MGERELSVGFTVVIPTLNAEKTLPGLLKNISQQAFRPDEVIVIDSESDDLTCAIAKADDAVSLIKIERSDFDHGMTRQKALLGAKHDIVCFLTQDALPKDSHYFYHLLKPLSDASIGMVTGKQVPYPNARRSEALVREFNYGKRSFIRSAEDIPRLGIKAFFASDVCSAYHRPTFKAVGGFGYCNTNEDMLIAARMLRGGARVAYESSAQVYHSHNFTVWQQYRRNLEIGKFLALHADELEVPSEVGEGLRMVSAVGKRLLAEGEWREIARFGTGCGASFIGNRLGRLFGRRMNLTR; the protein is encoded by the coding sequence TTGGGTGAACGTGAACTATCGGTCGGTTTCACTGTAGTGATACCGACTTTGAATGCCGAGAAAACTCTCCCTGGTCTCCTAAAGAATATATCGCAGCAGGCGTTTAGGCCGGACGAAGTGATCGTGATCGATTCCGAGTCCGACGATTTAACCTGCGCAATTGCCAAGGCGGACGATGCGGTCAGTTTAATTAAAATAGAACGATCAGACTTTGATCACGGTATGACTCGCCAGAAGGCTTTACTTGGAGCAAAGCATGACATCGTCTGTTTTCTAACCCAGGATGCATTGCCAAAAGATTCCCACTATTTTTACCACCTGCTGAAGCCCCTATCGGATGCCAGTATCGGCATGGTTACTGGGAAACAAGTCCCATACCCTAACGCCAGACGCTCTGAGGCCCTGGTACGAGAATTCAACTACGGGAAGCGCTCATTTATACGTAGCGCAGAAGATATTCCCAGACTTGGCATCAAGGCGTTCTTTGCCAGTGATGTTTGCTCTGCGTACCACAGACCGACCTTTAAAGCAGTTGGCGGTTTTGGATACTGTAACACAAACGAAGACATGCTAATAGCCGCGAGAATGCTAAGGGGAGGGGCTCGTGTGGCCTACGAGTCTTCGGCACAAGTATACCATTCTCATAATTTTACAGTATGGCAGCAGTATCGACGTAACCTGGAGATTGGTAAATTTCTTGCCTTGCATGCTGACGAACTAGAAGTTCCCAGTGAGGTTGGTGAGGGCTTGCGTATGGTTAGCGCAGTCGGAAAGCGTTTACTTGCTGAGGGTGAGTGGCGAGAAATAGCTAGGTTCGGAACTGGCTGCGGAGCTAGTTTCATTGGGAACCGTCTCGGAAGATTATTCGGCAGGCGAATGAATCTTACCCGCTGA
- a CDS encoding glycosyltransferase family protein, with protein MSRTPYLMEYAKRCDAPFDLVYWDKAGVSDEIGADTYYRMKYEINENAPRALKVARKLSGYIKFRRYASEILQSQKYDGVVASTGNCAVLLGSTLLSHYRGRYVIDIRDYWREGFYPYHLREQTLIENSGLAIISSPYYRKFLGDHDFVVMHNIQSDIPVVKHNADDFSPLNSRPIVLASIGAAKNVMYDRKVIDYFANDSRFELRFSGRGYECLADYVSERGISNVKASGAFPYDETMLRYEGIDAVMCMYGNGSPYWDYALANKLYFSAQMGVPIITCVGTAMQLTSERFNFGMGLDLDDGRGKDKILSLFTPAAIQVREKGCQRFLAKVSRDMDLVDQRLAEFFDNHQTPCPKVVRYVD; from the coding sequence GTGAGCCGTACTCCCTACTTAATGGAGTATGCGAAGCGCTGCGACGCACCATTTGATCTCGTATACTGGGATAAAGCTGGAGTGTCAGATGAGATTGGAGCTGATACTTACTATAGAATGAAGTATGAAATCAACGAAAATGCTCCTCGAGCATTAAAGGTAGCACGCAAGCTTAGTGGCTATATAAAGTTTCGTCGTTATGCATCTGAGATCCTGCAAAGTCAGAAGTATGATGGAGTTGTCGCATCGACCGGCAACTGTGCAGTTTTGCTCGGATCTACATTGTTATCACACTACCGAGGTCGATATGTAATCGACATACGGGATTATTGGCGTGAAGGCTTCTATCCGTATCATCTGCGAGAGCAGACACTGATTGAGAATAGCGGACTTGCGATTATATCGTCTCCTTATTATAGGAAGTTTCTTGGCGATCATGATTTCGTGGTGATGCACAACATTCAATCGGACATACCTGTTGTTAAGCACAATGCAGATGATTTCAGCCCTTTGAACTCTAGGCCTATAGTGCTCGCAAGTATTGGTGCAGCTAAGAATGTTATGTATGACAGGAAAGTGATCGACTACTTTGCCAATGACAGTCGTTTTGAGTTAAGATTCTCCGGACGGGGATACGAGTGTCTTGCGGACTATGTTTCTGAGCGTGGAATATCCAACGTGAAGGCATCGGGTGCATTTCCGTATGATGAGACAATGCTTCGGTACGAAGGTATAGATGCTGTAATGTGCATGTACGGAAACGGCTCTCCGTACTGGGACTATGCTCTGGCAAACAAACTATACTTTTCTGCTCAGATGGGCGTCCCTATCATCACCTGTGTAGGCACAGCGATGCAGTTAACTTCGGAACGATTCAATTTCGGTATGGGCCTTGACCTGGACGATGGACGCGGCAAGGACAAGATCCTGTCGCTCTTCACGCCTGCTGCGATACAAGTACGAGAAAAGGGCTGCCAGAGATTCCTTGCAAAGGTCTCACGCGACATGGATCTCGTAGATCAAAGACTGGCAGAGTTCTTTGATAATCATCAAACACCTTGTCCAAAGGTGGTGAGGTACGTTGACTAA
- a CDS encoding sugar transferase yields the protein MIDSEDFARDSRQLDNRSFGYKAVKRVFDLLVSTLVIVIGAGPGLLLTFFIWRSTGGSPIYSQTRVGLYGKRFRIYKFRTMVADSDNIEKYFTPEQLEVWKRERKVDHDPRITRLGRFLRATSVDELPNFINVFLGQMSTVGPRAIAVDELQWFGGYAPELVSVTPGITGWWQVTDRNEAMYDTGARQERELHYVRNASIWMDCMIIVRTAKTIVRCTGR from the coding sequence TTGATTGACTCAGAGGACTTTGCTAGAGACTCGCGGCAACTCGATAATCGCAGCTTTGGTTACAAGGCCGTGAAGCGCGTATTCGACCTGCTGGTATCGACGCTAGTCATAGTCATCGGAGCGGGCCCTGGCCTATTGCTGACGTTCTTCATCTGGCGCTCCACGGGTGGGTCGCCGATTTACAGCCAGACGAGGGTTGGTCTTTACGGCAAGCGGTTCAGGATCTACAAGTTCCGGACCATGGTTGCAGATTCGGACAACATTGAAAAGTACTTCACCCCAGAACAGTTGGAAGTCTGGAAGCGAGAGCGGAAGGTCGACCATGATCCACGCATCACACGCTTGGGCCGGTTCCTGCGGGCGACTAGTGTGGACGAGCTGCCAAATTTCATTAATGTCTTCTTAGGACAGATGAGCACGGTGGGCCCCCGCGCGATTGCTGTTGATGAGTTGCAGTGGTTTGGCGGATACGCTCCAGAACTAGTTTCAGTAACTCCGGGAATCACTGGTTGGTGGCAGGTTACCGATCGAAATGAAGCGATGTACGATACTGGTGCAAGACAGGAACGAGAACTGCACTACGTTCGTAATGCTTCGATCTGGATGGATTGCATGATAATTGTGAGAACCGCGAAGACCATTGTCCGTTGCACAGGGCGGTAG
- a CDS encoding NAD-dependent epimerase/dehydratase family protein produces the protein MLEKVLAAPVHDLPYANLRGCRLLVIGATGFIGRHVLESLYAIERKHSLGIRVVCTVRDERRARAMFARFDRTLALEYVNWHLLGGGLAVAGTIDALFHLAAVTNSAAMVEQPASLAREALIGAFSVFDLAADKKARVIYASSMEAYGAVNDTNPRKENELGHIDLTKPRSAYPETKRMIENILSCYEAQFDMPFAVVRLGQTFGPGASLSDHRAIYSFVRQAAAGLPITLATSGASRTNLLYVSDAVDAMIRCLVNGDRSGTYNVSDPSGSMSVLELAHLIDGTLKGNGVQVKVDPRVNAKYAAETRLVMETSRIQAIGWRPRTSIVEGIQRTARDLHGRALEAGLEW, from the coding sequence ATGTTAGAAAAGGTACTTGCGGCACCTGTGCATGACTTGCCTTACGCGAACTTACGTGGCTGTCGTCTGCTGGTTATCGGAGCCACTGGATTTATTGGCAGGCATGTGTTGGAGTCTCTCTACGCGATAGAGCGGAAACACTCTTTAGGAATACGCGTGGTGTGCACAGTGCGTGACGAGCGTCGTGCGCGCGCTATGTTCGCTAGATTTGACAGGACTCTTGCTCTTGAGTATGTGAACTGGCATCTGCTCGGGGGAGGTCTGGCGGTAGCAGGCACGATCGATGCTCTTTTTCACCTGGCGGCAGTGACTAACTCAGCGGCCATGGTCGAACAACCGGCATCACTTGCTAGAGAAGCGCTGATAGGTGCTTTCTCCGTGTTTGATCTGGCTGCAGATAAAAAGGCACGAGTTATATATGCATCGTCGATGGAAGCTTATGGAGCAGTCAACGATACTAATCCGCGAAAGGAGAACGAACTAGGCCATATTGACTTGACTAAACCGCGCTCAGCTTATCCAGAGACAAAACGCATGATAGAAAATATCCTGAGCTGCTATGAAGCGCAGTTTGATATGCCGTTTGCAGTGGTGCGCCTTGGGCAGACTTTTGGTCCGGGGGCATCGTTGTCGGATCACAGGGCGATATATAGTTTTGTTCGCCAGGCTGCTGCTGGGCTGCCGATCACGCTTGCTACATCGGGCGCATCACGCACAAACTTGCTCTATGTGTCTGATGCTGTTGATGCTATGATTCGCTGTTTGGTTAATGGTGATCGATCCGGGACATATAACGTATCTGACCCTTCAGGAAGTATGTCAGTTCTGGAACTGGCGCATTTGATTGATGGCACATTAAAAGGTAACGGCGTCCAAGTGAAAGTTGACCCTCGAGTCAATGCAAAATATGCGGCTGAAACGCGCCTTGTCATGGAAACGTCGCGAATCCAAGCGATAGGCTGGAGGCCAAGGACGTCAATAGTTGAAGGTATTCAGCGCACTGCGAGGGATCTTCATGGTCGGGCCTTGGAGGCAGGATTGGAGTGGTGA
- a CDS encoding LicD family protein, whose amino-acid sequence MTKGLPLTSIEIKNAELEILEVFDKTFADSGLRYSLAGGTLLGAIRHKGFIPWDDDIDVNVPRPDFDRFVSTFIQGGLPEGYAIECYPAGTTDPIFVKLVRLDFAVKERYSSECRHLWIDVFPVDGLPTSMHDLAVLYKRVRRLRLLTLLATADPREGRSTFRKLAKRFLVPFLNELRIGDWAARRLVSQCRKVPLTAADRIGGIAWGLYGTGEALPGDAFDRLVQVEFEGAQYWAIEDWETYLKGLYGDFWKLPPESARVGHDMEVYRSE is encoded by the coding sequence TTGACTAAGGGCCTTCCACTGACTTCGATTGAGATCAAGAATGCTGAGCTTGAGATTCTCGAGGTCTTTGATAAAACTTTTGCAGATTCTGGGCTTCGCTATAGTTTGGCTGGCGGCACCCTTCTTGGTGCCATCCGTCACAAGGGGTTCATCCCGTGGGATGATGATATCGATGTGAACGTGCCACGGCCTGATTTTGATCGGTTTGTCTCGACATTTATTCAAGGTGGCCTACCTGAAGGGTATGCAATTGAATGTTATCCGGCAGGAACGACTGATCCGATATTTGTCAAACTGGTTAGATTAGACTTTGCTGTAAAGGAACGTTATTCTTCGGAATGCAGGCACCTATGGATCGACGTTTTTCCTGTTGACGGGTTGCCAACTAGTATGCATGATCTAGCGGTTCTCTATAAGCGAGTTAGGCGGCTGAGGCTCCTCACCCTTTTGGCCACGGCAGATCCACGTGAGGGACGAAGTACTTTCCGTAAGTTGGCTAAGCGATTTCTTGTGCCCTTCCTCAACGAACTGCGTATCGGAGATTGGGCGGCTCGTAGGCTTGTGAGCCAGTGCCGCAAGGTGCCTTTGACAGCTGCTGACCGCATTGGTGGTATCGCATGGGGACTTTATGGTACAGGTGAAGCACTTCCCGGAGACGCATTTGATCGCCTAGTGCAAGTTGAATTCGAAGGAGCACAATATTGGGCTATTGAGGACTGGGAAACGTACCTCAAAGGTCTGTATGGAGACTTCTGGAAACTGCCGCCGGAAAGTGCGCGAGTTGGGCACGATATGGAGGTATATAGAAGTGAGTGA
- the ispD gene encoding 2-C-methyl-D-erythritol 4-phosphate cytidylyltransferase, whose product MSDTNTVALIFAGGVGERMKGGDIPKQFLKVHGKEIIVHTIGKFQQHQSVDAIVVVCVQRWVSRCAALMEHNGMDKVRSVIAGGATGQESIRAGLEELVSLGYGESVVLVHDGVRPFIDATTISSCIESARMHGSAVTSVPCKETVLTCGTGGEVRSIPPRDTLRLARAPQCFVVNELVAAHDWAEDSALSFVDSASLMIAHGHEVRWVEGPVENIKITTPDDFFMMRAILDARENGQLYMQDS is encoded by the coding sequence GTGAGTGATACTAACACCGTTGCGCTTATATTTGCGGGTGGTGTCGGGGAACGTATGAAGGGAGGCGACATTCCCAAACAGTTCCTTAAAGTCCACGGCAAAGAGATCATAGTTCACACTATCGGTAAGTTCCAGCAACATCAATCGGTGGACGCTATTGTGGTCGTCTGTGTGCAAAGATGGGTGTCAAGGTGTGCGGCTTTGATGGAACATAATGGTATGGACAAGGTACGGTCGGTGATTGCTGGAGGCGCAACCGGCCAAGAGTCTATTCGGGCAGGGTTAGAGGAACTAGTGAGTCTAGGATACGGAGAGTCAGTAGTGCTAGTTCACGATGGAGTCAGGCCGTTTATAGATGCAACTACCATATCGTCCTGTATCGAATCTGCTCGAATGCACGGTTCGGCAGTGACATCAGTTCCTTGTAAGGAAACGGTGCTGACTTGTGGCACGGGAGGAGAGGTAAGGAGTATACCGCCGAGAGATACCTTGAGGCTCGCACGGGCTCCGCAATGTTTTGTAGTCAATGAGTTGGTGGCAGCACACGATTGGGCTGAAGATAGTGCTTTGTCATTTGTGGACTCGGCTTCTCTTATGATAGCTCATGGTCATGAGGTCCGGTGGGTGGAAGGTCCTGTCGAGAACATCAAGATTACCACACCGGATGACTTCTTTATGATGCGCGCTATTCTCGACGCGAGAGAGAATGGGCAACTCTACATGCAGGATAGCTGA
- a CDS encoding branched-chain amino acid aminotransferase has protein sequence MHKPLSASSSSFDTPLFRAAAVPLPAADRLAGRFPLRPNPAPASAQERALALEDLRFGTVFTDHMAHARWVRGQGWGQHAVVPFQELRLSPAATVLHYGQEVFEGIKAYRHADGSVWTFRPRYNAARLNLSAGRMAMPPLPEEDFVASLVDLVRADVEWVPSGAGESLYLRPFAFSSEAFLGVHPGSVIDYYVIASPAGAYFPNGLKPISIWVSQDYHRAGRGGTGFAKTGGNYAASLLPQQQAAERGCDQVCFLDDVTQTNLEELGGMNLMVVHADGSVATPRLTGTILEGSTRSAILRLLADEGREVREESISLAGLLEGIASGQVTEVFACGTAAVVVPLGRLVGEGFDVEVRGSEVTSQVYERLTAIQYGRAEDPYGWMYRLV, from the coding sequence ATGCACAAGCCGCTCTCAGCCTCCAGCAGCTCCTTTGACACGCCTCTGTTCCGGGCGGCTGCCGTGCCGCTGCCAGCGGCGGACCGTTTGGCGGGTCGTTTCCCCCTGAGGCCGAATCCGGCGCCTGCCAGCGCGCAGGAGCGGGCATTGGCGCTTGAGGACCTGCGCTTTGGGACCGTGTTCACGGACCACATGGCCCACGCCCGGTGGGTGCGGGGGCAGGGCTGGGGGCAGCATGCCGTGGTGCCTTTCCAGGAGCTGCGCCTGTCTCCGGCGGCCACGGTGCTGCACTACGGGCAGGAGGTCTTTGAGGGGATCAAGGCATACCGGCACGCTGACGGCTCCGTGTGGACCTTCCGGCCGCGCTACAACGCGGCCCGCCTGAACCTGTCTGCCGGGCGTATGGCTATGCCACCGCTGCCGGAGGAGGACTTTGTGGCCTCCCTGGTGGACCTGGTGCGGGCGGACGTGGAGTGGGTGCCCTCCGGGGCGGGGGAGTCCTTGTACCTGCGGCCTTTTGCCTTCTCCTCTGAGGCCTTCCTGGGGGTGCACCCCGGCAGCGTGATCGACTACTACGTGATCGCCTCCCCTGCGGGGGCCTACTTCCCCAACGGGCTCAAGCCGATCAGTATCTGGGTCTCACAGGACTACCACCGGGCGGGCCGTGGCGGGACGGGCTTTGCCAAGACCGGCGGGAACTACGCCGCCTCCTTGCTGCCGCAGCAGCAGGCGGCGGAGCGCGGCTGCGACCAGGTCTGCTTCCTGGACGACGTGACCCAGACCAACCTGGAGGAGCTGGGTGGCATGAACCTCATGGTGGTGCACGCCGACGGCTCGGTGGCTACGCCGCGGCTGACGGGCACGATCCTGGAGGGCAGCACCCGCTCCGCGATCCTGCGGCTGCTGGCGGACGAGGGCCGTGAGGTCCGCGAGGAGAGCATCTCCCTGGCAGGGCTGCTGGAGGGGATCGCCTCCGGGCAGGTCACGGAGGTCTTCGCCTGCGGCACGGCTGCGGTGGTGGTGCCCTTGGGCCGCCTGGTGGGGGAGGGCTTTGACGTGGAGGTGCGGGGCTCGGAGGTCACCAGCCAGGTGTATGAGCGCCTGACAGCGATCCAGTACGGCCGGGCGGAGGACCCCTACGGCTGGATGTACCGGCTGGTCTGA
- a CDS encoding polysaccharide biosynthesis tyrosine autokinase: MTLEDLLKVTRQQIGLIVLGLVLGLAGAAGLVYVTPVTYSASAIAYVRVTMPDDAGTGGAGAYYAASQLANQKVKAFVSVFSSQAVAQGVIDTLGLETTPSALAGTIQASNQTNSLTITVTATGETPKRAQVIADETVHQAQQQIKQLEGENSPVEIVLMSSSTLSSTVKNPSVVKYMGAGTVGGLIIGYVLALLRALLDKRIRTSEDVSSVMDEPVIGLVPTSDVFTQGPEEPEPDYRVEESLRKLRTNLRYARVDQGLHKLVVTSSVQGEGKSTVSTNLARVMALAGEEVVLIEGDMRRPVFKERFSLSSHQTGLSQLLVGATTLEQAMVQTKVPGLYVIPAGDTPPNPSELLGSERLSQLVDYLTADRLVIIDAPPVLPVTDAVALSERMDGVVLVARAKKTTTDQLKLTKETIERGGGTVLGVVLNQVAVSGLGRLRYGETEYAYTAAAYPAGTADRNERKARRRRQPSAEPHLAQTQEKSVSSGQGTTDFVNMLEKESMKGDPAWSSKA; this comes from the coding sequence ATGACACTTGAAGACTTGCTGAAGGTCACCCGGCAGCAGATCGGGCTGATCGTGCTGGGCCTGGTTCTCGGGTTAGCGGGCGCGGCCGGTCTGGTTTATGTCACCCCGGTGACCTACTCAGCCTCGGCTATCGCCTATGTGCGGGTGACCATGCCGGATGATGCAGGTACTGGAGGTGCTGGAGCCTATTACGCTGCATCCCAACTGGCTAACCAGAAGGTAAAGGCCTTTGTGTCGGTCTTCTCCTCCCAGGCTGTGGCGCAGGGGGTCATTGATACCTTGGGTCTGGAGACTACACCTTCTGCCTTGGCTGGGACTATTCAAGCAAGTAATCAGACAAACTCCTTGACGATTACAGTTACGGCCACCGGTGAGACACCAAAGCGAGCTCAGGTGATTGCTGATGAGACCGTGCATCAGGCGCAGCAGCAGATCAAGCAGCTGGAGGGCGAGAACTCACCGGTCGAGATAGTGCTGATGTCGTCCTCGACGTTGTCGAGCACTGTAAAAAATCCCTCTGTCGTCAAGTATATGGGTGCCGGTACTGTAGGCGGATTGATAATTGGTTACGTCCTGGCTCTGTTGCGTGCACTGCTGGACAAGCGAATTCGCACTTCGGAGGATGTTTCTTCCGTGATGGACGAGCCTGTAATTGGTTTGGTGCCGACCTCCGACGTATTTACCCAGGGGCCGGAAGAGCCGGAGCCCGATTACCGGGTGGAGGAGTCTCTACGCAAGCTTCGTACTAATCTGCGCTATGCGCGCGTGGATCAAGGTCTGCATAAGTTGGTCGTAACTTCCTCTGTCCAGGGTGAAGGCAAGTCCACGGTCTCCACTAACTTAGCGCGGGTTATGGCTCTGGCAGGAGAGGAAGTTGTCCTGATTGAAGGCGACATGCGGCGGCCTGTCTTTAAAGAGAGATTCAGTTTGTCTAGTCATCAGACTGGGCTTTCGCAGCTGTTGGTCGGAGCGACAACCCTGGAACAGGCTATGGTGCAGACAAAGGTTCCTGGTCTGTACGTGATTCCTGCAGGCGATACGCCTCCCAACCCTTCTGAGCTGCTCGGCTCGGAGCGACTGAGTCAGCTTGTCGACTACCTGACTGCTGATCGCTTGGTGATCATTGACGCTCCGCCGGTCCTCCCGGTTACAGACGCTGTTGCATTGTCTGAGCGTATGGATGGTGTGGTCCTGGTGGCTCGGGCCAAGAAGACTACCACGGATCAACTGAAGCTGACCAAGGAGACCATCGAACGTGGTGGCGGCACGGTGCTTGGCGTTGTCCTGAATCAGGTGGCCGTATCCGGTTTGGGTCGCCTGCGCTACGGAGAGACCGAGTACGCCTACACTGCAGCAGCATATCCGGCAGGAACCGCTGATCGTAATGAGCGCAAGGCACGCAGGAGACGGCAGCCAAGTGCTGAGCCGCATCTGGCGCAGACGCAGGAGAAGTCTGTGTCTTCGGGACAAGGGACGACCGATTTCGTGAACATGCTTGAAAAAGAGTCCATGAAAGGGGATCCTGCATGGTCGAGCAAAGCATAA